A genomic stretch from Erigeron canadensis isolate Cc75 chromosome 9, C_canadensis_v1, whole genome shotgun sequence includes:
- the LOC122582288 gene encoding universal stress protein YxiE-like, with product METTNGSSDSALQKMNTLENGEETTEQKTMMKIWIAVDESDGSFYALEWALQHLFLQHDATNANKEPPFTVTVVHVQPPFQPTYTALPVGPVLFATSGMKESVAKAEEESAAKILARASELCDQHKIKAEYLVLKGNPKEILIEAVEQMDVDLLVVGSRGLGQIKRAVLGSISDHCAHHAKCPVLIVRPQKASQN from the exons ATggagacaacaaatggaagttCGGATTCGGCATTGCAAAAGATGAATACGCTGGAGAACGGGGAGGAGACGACGGAGCAGAAGACCATGATGAAAATATGGATAGCAGTCGACGAGAGTGATGGGAGTTTCTATGCTCTTGAATGGGCTCTTCAACATCTTTTCCTCCAACATGACGCCACAAATGCCAATAAGGAGCCCCCTTTCACGGTTACAGTGGTTCACGTCCAACCTCCCTTTCAACCAACTTACACTGCCCTCCCCGTTGGTCCTG TACTATTTGCAACATCTGGGATGAAAGAATCGGTGGCGAAAGCAGAGGAAGAAAGTGCTGCTAAAATCCTTGCCCGTGCCTCAGAGTTATGCGACCAACACAAG ATAAAAGCGGAGTATCTGGTGTTAAAAGGGAACCCAAAGGAAATACTGATTGAAGCTGTAGAGCAAATGGATGTTGATCTTCTGGTTGTTGGCAGCAGGGGCCTTGGTCAGATCAAGAG GGCTGTGCTTGGAAGCATAAGTGATCACTGTGCACATCATGCAAAATGTCCTGTCCTCATTGTTCGTCCCCAGAAGGCATCACAAAACTAA